In Bacillus sp. DX3.1, the following proteins share a genomic window:
- a CDS encoding alginate lyase family protein produces the protein MKTINWYYHRLRAMSFKEIGYRVQQKINKKQYKYKYSKDISILEIENNLDFSNMRSLNSRLGEFLNFNSLEGVNYSSDIKVFNQKYNIESPIHWNKGMSGNWPKDKSSFEIPFRDQDQIGDIRFTWETNRHLFFVNLALQYKTGNNPEALNILKEHFYAWVRENPFLKGVNWASSMEIAIRAYQWMITYCILSEIEDEKFLKDLLKGITNSTQYVFKNLSLHSSANNHLILEVAIGSMIGYFLKPIYKQSWFEIGQKILKEQIPLQVYEDGVNKEQAVHYHAFVLDSILQYNLFLRAISKPPLYEKHIYEMVKFLGYLQQGGSVTEIGDSDDAKIIDVNGEDKNYYLYILQLASIYYGEQFIEFSSLYPEVALFNTGNFDNLKQHEYDSFYEFKHGGYEFLNHNNHYLIFDVGSLGFGAIAAHGHADALSLVYHFNKKPILVDPGTYIYNIESNWRDYFRKTSSHNTLSDNNNDQSVMNGPFLWSKKTHAKLIDSGETEEIIYMSGEHDGYSPNTHKRAITYMKEQGIVIIADKYQGIGEVNFTFELDVNIDKINDTTITLENKNLYMSFSQPYKIVDKWISKGFLRKEKGLGLQIIHDFSIQSTAFTIISSEPIILKNNEFIHKGKRYIYENYKNVRSVKN, from the coding sequence ATGAAAACGATAAATTGGTATTATCATCGATTGCGTGCTATGTCATTTAAAGAAATAGGCTATAGAGTTCAGCAAAAAATCAATAAAAAACAATATAAATATAAATATTCAAAGGATATATCTATTCTTGAAATTGAAAACAACTTAGATTTTTCTAATATGAGAAGCTTAAACAGTCGGTTAGGGGAGTTTTTGAATTTTAATTCGTTGGAAGGAGTAAATTATTCTAGTGATATTAAGGTATTTAATCAAAAATATAATATAGAGAGTCCTATACATTGGAATAAAGGTATGTCTGGCAATTGGCCTAAGGACAAGAGTAGTTTTGAAATTCCTTTTAGAGATCAAGATCAAATTGGAGATATAAGATTTACTTGGGAAACTAACCGCCATTTGTTCTTTGTTAACTTGGCTTTACAGTATAAAACAGGTAACAATCCAGAAGCACTTAATATTTTAAAGGAACATTTTTATGCATGGGTTAGAGAGAATCCGTTTTTAAAAGGGGTTAATTGGGCATCATCAATGGAAATAGCAATTCGTGCATACCAATGGATGATTACTTATTGTATTTTAAGTGAAATTGAAGATGAAAAATTTTTAAAAGATTTATTAAAAGGAATAACAAATTCAACTCAATATGTTTTTAAAAATCTTTCTTTACATTCATCTGCAAATAATCATCTTATACTCGAAGTGGCCATCGGTTCAATGATTGGCTATTTTTTAAAACCGATTTACAAGCAATCCTGGTTTGAAATAGGACAAAAAATCTTAAAAGAGCAAATTCCATTACAAGTATATGAAGATGGGGTTAATAAAGAACAAGCAGTACATTACCATGCATTTGTATTAGATAGTATATTACAATATAATTTATTCCTTCGGGCAATTAGTAAACCGCCTCTATACGAAAAGCATATATACGAAATGGTAAAATTCTTGGGGTATTTACAACAAGGAGGAAGTGTCACAGAAATAGGTGATAGTGATGATGCTAAAATAATAGATGTTAATGGAGAAGATAAAAATTATTATCTGTATATTTTACAGTTAGCATCAATTTATTATGGAGAGCAATTTATAGAGTTTAGTTCTTTATATCCGGAAGTTGCACTATTTAATACAGGTAACTTTGATAATTTAAAACAGCATGAATATGATTCCTTTTATGAGTTTAAACATGGTGGATATGAATTTTTAAATCACAATAATCACTATCTTATTTTTGATGTTGGGAGTTTAGGTTTTGGTGCAATTGCTGCACATGGACATGCTGATGCTTTATCATTAGTTTACCATTTTAACAAAAAACCAATTCTCGTTGATCCTGGAACATATATATATAATATTGAATCAAATTGGAGGGATTATTTTAGAAAGACTTCCTCCCATAATACCTTATCAGATAATAATAATGACCAATCAGTGATGAATGGTCCTTTTTTATGGTCTAAAAAGACGCATGCAAAATTAATTGATTCAGGAGAGACAGAGGAAATTATATATATGAGTGGTGAACATGATGGTTATTCACCTAATACTCATAAACGAGCTATAACGTATATGAAAGAGCAAGGAATAGTTATTATTGCAGATAAGTATCAAGGTATAGGAGAGGTTAATTTTACGTTTGAACTTGATGTTAATATAGATAAAATTAATGATACTACTATAACCTTAGAAAATAAAAATTTATATATGAGTTTTTCACAACCATATAAAATTGTAGATAAGTGGATATCTAAAGGGTTTTTAAGAAAAGAAAAAGGATTAGGTTTACAAATTATTCATGATTTTTCAATTCAGTCTACTGCATTTACTATTATTTCATCAGAACCAATTATATTGAAGAACAATGAATTTATTCACAAAGGTAAAAGGTATATTTATGAAAATTATAAAAATGTACGGAGTGTTAAAAATTGA
- the galU gene encoding UTP--glucose-1-phosphate uridylyltransferase GalU has translation MKQVRKAIIPAAGMGTRFLPATKAMPKEMLPIVDKPTIQYIVEEAIASGIEDIIIVTGKGKRAIEDHFDHSFELEQNLLEKGKYEMLEKVQASSKINIHYIRQKEPKGLGHAVWCARKFIGNEPFAVLLGDDIVQADTPCLRQLMNQYEATKSSVIGVQTVPENETHRYGIIDPLEQKDRSYQVSRFVEKPAQGTAPSNLAIMGRYVLTPEIFMFLEDQQTGAGGEIQLTDAIQRLNEIQRVFAYDFEGKRYDVGEKLGFIQTTIEMALQHEELKDELMKYMSELMKKENVHV, from the coding sequence TTGAAACAAGTAAGAAAAGCAATCATTCCAGCTGCTGGAATGGGGACACGTTTTTTACCAGCTACGAAAGCAATGCCGAAAGAAATGTTACCAATCGTTGATAAACCAACGATTCAGTACATTGTCGAAGAAGCAATTGCTTCTGGTATTGAAGATATTATTATCGTAACAGGCAAAGGAAAGCGTGCCATTGAAGATCACTTCGATCATTCCTTTGAACTCGAACAAAACTTATTAGAAAAAGGGAAGTATGAAATGCTTGAAAAAGTACAAGCGTCTTCCAAAATTAACATTCACTACATACGACAAAAAGAACCAAAAGGTTTAGGACATGCAGTATGGTGTGCGCGCAAGTTTATTGGCAACGAACCGTTTGCTGTATTACTTGGTGATGATATTGTTCAAGCAGACACGCCTTGTCTACGTCAATTAATGAATCAATATGAAGCAACAAAATCATCGGTAATCGGTGTGCAAACAGTTCCAGAAAACGAAACACATCGCTACGGCATTATTGATCCGTTGGAACAGAAGGATCGCAGTTATCAGGTGAGCAGATTTGTGGAAAAACCAGCGCAAGGAACAGCGCCATCGAACTTAGCGATTATGGGACGCTACGTCTTAACGCCAGAAATCTTTATGTTCTTAGAAGACCAACAAACAGGAGCTGGCGGAGAAATTCAGCTTACAGATGCGATTCAACGTTTAAATGAAATTCAACGTGTCTTTGCATATGACTTCGAAGGAAAGCGCTATGACGTTGGAGAGAAGTTAGGATTTATTCAAACGACGATTGAAATGGCGTTGCAACATGAGGAATTGAAAGATGAGCTTATGAAGTATATGAGTGAACTGATGAAAAAAGAAAATGTACATGTATAA
- a CDS encoding glycosyltransferase family 4 protein codes for MSNKKDIIMIGPSPFNRGGISSVIQSLLELEPIYNRTFLVSSYSDGNKLKKILAFLKGIVQCLFILIFNRQVEILHIHTASRGSFFRKRIFVKLGKWFGKKIILHIHGAEFMMFYQESNDTVKKQIREILDQVDVIITLSKKWKVDIESITDNRNVKVIYNAIDSKKFNLSNLDEQNILFMGRIGTRKGIYDLVDIIPQIIEDFPNVKLHIAGDGDLQTLKRRIEELNINSSICIHGWINHNQKVQLLEQSSIFTLPSYNEGLPVSILEAMAAGLPVISTNIGGIPEQIDNAYNGFIIKPGDKEALLEHINFLLKDKNARKNFGENAKYKVNESFSLPVIGDEILNMYSILISDS; via the coding sequence ATGAGTAATAAAAAAGATATCATTATGATTGGTCCTTCCCCATTTAATAGGGGAGGGATTTCTTCTGTAATTCAATCTTTACTAGAATTAGAGCCTATTTATAATAGGACGTTTTTGGTATCCTCCTACAGTGATGGGAATAAATTAAAGAAGATTTTAGCGTTCTTAAAAGGGATAGTTCAATGTTTGTTCATATTAATTTTTAATAGGCAGGTAGAAATCCTTCATATTCATACCGCTTCTAGAGGGAGTTTTTTTCGTAAGAGAATATTTGTTAAACTAGGTAAATGGTTTGGGAAAAAAATTATTTTGCATATACATGGTGCAGAATTTATGATGTTTTATCAGGAAAGCAATGATACTGTTAAAAAACAGATTCGAGAAATATTGGATCAAGTAGATGTAATAATAACATTGTCTAAAAAATGGAAAGTAGACATAGAAAGTATTACTGATAATAGGAATGTTAAAGTTATATACAATGCTATTGATAGCAAGAAGTTTAATTTATCAAATTTAGATGAACAGAACATTTTGTTTATGGGTAGAATCGGTACGCGAAAAGGAATATATGATTTAGTAGATATAATACCTCAAATCATAGAAGATTTTCCTAATGTAAAACTTCATATTGCTGGTGATGGTGACTTGCAGACCTTAAAAAGAAGAATAGAAGAGTTAAATATAAACAGCTCTATTTGTATTCATGGCTGGATTAATCATAATCAAAAAGTTCAATTGTTAGAACAATCTTCAATCTTTACTTTACCATCTTATAATGAAGGCTTACCTGTGTCTATTTTAGAAGCTATGGCTGCGGGCTTACCTGTTATTTCTACTAATATTGGTGGGATTCCAGAACAAATAGACAATGCATATAATGGATTTATTATTAAGCCTGGTGATAAAGAAGCATTGTTAGAACATATTAATTTCTTATTAAAAGATAAAAATGCAAGAAAGAATTTTGGAGAAAATGCTAAGTATAAAGTTAATGAATCATTTAGCTTACCTGTAATAGGTGATGAAATATTAAATATGTATTCCATATTGATTTCAGATTCCTAA
- a CDS encoding serine acetyltransferase produces the protein MNAVNLYRIGHYCYKKKVPLVPKIIKGLVFLLYNSIIPSETQIGEYSKLGYGGIGVVVHPKAIIGKNVLIGPQVTIGGKSNNPNLPVIGNNVYLGTGSKILGDVKIGNNVIVGANSVVVKSIPDNTIVAGNPATIIKKDVDIFKYCNLKKMDV, from the coding sequence ATGAATGCTGTGAATTTATATAGAATAGGTCATTATTGTTATAAAAAGAAAGTCCCTTTAGTACCTAAAATTATAAAGGGTTTAGTTTTTCTTCTGTACAACTCCATAATTCCTAGTGAAACTCAAATAGGAGAGTATTCAAAGTTAGGATATGGAGGGATAGGGGTAGTTGTTCATCCAAAAGCTATAATTGGAAAAAATGTTTTAATCGGACCACAAGTAACTATAGGTGGAAAATCTAACAACCCGAACCTACCTGTTATTGGTAATAATGTTTACTTAGGTACAGGTTCTAAAATTTTAGGAGATGTTAAGATTGGAAATAATGTTATAGTCGGAGCTAATTCAGTTGTAGTCAAATCCATTCCAGATAATACAATCGTGGCAGGTAACCCTGCTACCATTATTAAAAAAGATGTAGATATATTTAAATATTGCAATCTTAAAAAAATGGATGTATAA
- a CDS encoding O-antigen ligase family protein, with protein MDYSLKQREGIIILVSTLMLLTGIIVSIYTNVLYMFSLLAPVMLFFIFKYNKLWLYYLIIYFPLETIIVKNLPNQVAIILKYSIEPISILLLLFIICKKCITKNLNFKIVGSVGILLVLFLMVSIVSSILNDVSFNVFLLGARWFLRYIPILLIVTLLDWRVEEIRKFFLIIFGIILVENAIGFLQLLGGETVSQFLKPGVLEITDKITQELDQGMSQYAVYSTFGRYSAFALFLSTFFVFIFANCILTKKNILLLLCTGFMLVLTYARQAVLGVIVGIVIMAILHTNKKLKLAVIICLALVSISFLSFLQTTQGFVANDISQGLTNRFFGALTYENFLFDINNYGRLYFIFVVGKLFLHEAPLLGVGMGMYGTEPAVSLDPSIYIYYNIPIQYSMDVFWVSILGQVGMLGILLWVLIYILCFTKSVKLFKLTSNKFIKWFALGYAANIGVILFESFFSSNLNDRYQSFYFWLLTGFLLVLYNKELICKKK; from the coding sequence ATGGATTATTCATTGAAACAAAGGGAAGGCATCATAATTCTGGTCAGCACATTAATGTTACTGACGGGTATTATAGTTAGTATTTATACCAACGTACTATACATGTTCTCTTTGTTAGCTCCAGTAATGCTTTTTTTCATTTTTAAATATAATAAATTATGGCTATATTATTTAATTATCTATTTTCCATTGGAGACAATCATAGTAAAAAATCTCCCAAATCAAGTAGCTATAATCTTAAAATATTCTATAGAGCCTATCTCTATATTACTTTTATTGTTTATTATTTGTAAAAAATGCATTACTAAAAATTTAAATTTTAAAATTGTAGGTAGCGTGGGTATTCTTTTAGTCTTATTTTTAATGGTAAGTATAGTATCGTCTATTTTGAATGATGTAAGTTTTAATGTTTTTTTATTAGGAGCAAGATGGTTTTTAAGATATATACCTATACTGTTAATTGTTACTTTACTAGATTGGCGTGTTGAAGAGATTAGGAAGTTTTTCCTAATTATCTTTGGAATTATCTTGGTAGAAAATGCTATAGGTTTTTTACAATTATTGGGTGGGGAAACAGTCTCGCAATTTTTAAAACCGGGGGTACTAGAAATAACTGATAAAATTACTCAAGAACTAGATCAAGGTATGTCTCAATATGCAGTATACTCTACATTTGGACGATATAGTGCATTTGCGCTTTTCTTAAGTACATTCTTTGTTTTTATTTTTGCAAATTGTATCTTAACTAAGAAAAATATTTTATTGTTATTATGTACAGGATTTATGTTGGTATTGACTTATGCTAGGCAAGCGGTATTAGGGGTAATTGTAGGGATTGTAATTATGGCAATTCTACATACTAACAAAAAACTCAAACTGGCGGTAATTATTTGCCTTGCTTTAGTATCTATAAGTTTTTTATCATTTTTACAAACCACACAGGGTTTTGTTGCAAATGATATTTCACAAGGGCTTACTAATCGATTTTTTGGTGCACTAACATACGAGAACTTTTTATTTGATATCAACAATTATGGGAGATTATATTTCATATTTGTAGTTGGGAAATTATTTTTACATGAAGCTCCATTATTAGGTGTAGGTATGGGGATGTATGGAACAGAACCAGCTGTTAGCTTAGATCCTTCTATTTATATTTATTATAATATACCTATTCAATATTCAATGGATGTCTTCTGGGTTTCAATACTTGGGCAAGTAGGTATGTTGGGGATTCTATTATGGGTGCTTATTTACATTCTTTGTTTTACTAAAAGTGTTAAATTATTTAAATTAACTTCTAATAAGTTTATAAAATGGTTTGCTTTAGGTTATGCTGCAAATATTGGGGTCATATTATTTGAAAGTTTTTTTAGTTCTAATTTAAATGATAGATATCAATCTTTTTACTTTTGGTTACTAACAGGTTTCTTATTAGTTTTGTATAATAAGGAACTTATATGTAAAAAAAAGTGA
- a CDS encoding CpsD/CapB family tyrosine-protein kinase, translating to MVLKKKTFRGHRQLIAYEQPKSSVSEQYRNIRTNIEFASVDKKIRSLIITSANPSEGKTTTVANIAIVFAQQGKKVLLVDADLRKPTLHQMLQMDNLFGLTNVLTRSKTLETCVKKTQIGSLDFLPCGPIPPNPAELLGASSMKELLSEAYGMYDLIIFDTPPILPVTDAQIMANQCDASVLVVRSGETEKDTGLKAKQVLGGAKGKLLGVILNDKEQTGSEYYYYGSN from the coding sequence TTGGTTCTTAAGAAGAAAACATTTCGTGGGCATCGTCAGCTTATTGCATACGAACAACCGAAATCTTCTGTTTCGGAGCAGTACCGAAATATACGAACAAATATTGAATTTGCATCTGTTGATAAGAAGATTCGTTCTCTTATTATTACATCCGCAAATCCTAGTGAAGGAAAGACAACAACAGTTGCTAATATTGCGATTGTCTTTGCGCAGCAAGGTAAAAAAGTATTACTTGTCGATGCGGATTTGCGTAAGCCAACATTACATCAAATGCTGCAAATGGATAATCTTTTCGGCCTAACAAATGTATTAACGCGTAGCAAAACACTTGAAACATGTGTGAAAAAGACACAAATTGGTAGCTTAGACTTTTTACCATGTGGGCCAATCCCACCAAACCCAGCGGAATTACTTGGCGCAAGCTCAATGAAAGAGTTGCTTTCAGAAGCATATGGCATGTATGATCTCATTATTTTTGATACACCACCAATCTTACCGGTTACGGATGCGCAAATTATGGCGAATCAATGCGATGCTTCTGTACTTGTTGTACGTAGCGGTGAAACAGAAAAAGATACAGGGTTGAAAGCAAAACAAGTATTAGGTGGTGCAAAGGGTAAATTACTTGGCGTCATTCTAAATGATAAAGAACAAACCGGATCAGAGTATTACTATTACGGTTCGAACTAA
- a CDS encoding sugar transferase: MALMKVSSEAVRKQGLLAAEEVNQKWLYLFMKRLIDIAGALCGLILLSPIFIIVAIYIKREDPKGPILFKQIRVGKDEKEFGMYKFRSMVTDAEEKLEDLLQHNEVSGAMFKMKEDPRVTKIGRFIRKTSIDELPQLLNVLKGDMSLVGPRPPLPREVKEYTSYDKQRLLVTPGCTGLWQVTERNSVGFQEMVELDLEYINKRGLIYDLKIILKTIQIMIKSNGAS; the protein is encoded by the coding sequence TTGGCCTTAATGAAAGTATCAAGTGAAGCTGTAAGGAAACAAGGATTACTTGCTGCTGAAGAGGTAAATCAAAAGTGGTTGTATTTATTCATGAAGCGCTTAATAGATATAGCGGGTGCACTATGTGGTCTTATTCTTTTATCACCTATTTTTATCATTGTTGCTATTTACATTAAGCGGGAAGATCCAAAAGGTCCAATCTTATTCAAACAAATTCGTGTTGGAAAAGATGAAAAGGAATTTGGAATGTATAAATTTCGCTCGATGGTAACCGATGCGGAAGAGAAATTAGAGGACTTATTACAACATAATGAAGTATCAGGTGCCATGTTTAAAATGAAAGAAGATCCTCGTGTGACGAAGATTGGCAGGTTTATTCGTAAAACAAGCATTGATGAACTACCGCAATTATTAAATGTATTAAAAGGTGATATGAGTTTAGTCGGTCCAAGACCACCACTGCCAAGAGAAGTGAAAGAATATACTTCCTATGATAAACAGAGATTACTTGTGACACCAGGATGTACGGGGCTTTGGCAAGTGACGGAGAGAAATAGTGTTGGTTTTCAAGAAATGGTTGAGCTAGATTTAGAGTATATAAATAAACGAGGATTAATCTATGATTTGAAAATTATCCTTAAAACGATTCAAATTATGATTAAGTCTAATGGAGCATCTTAG
- the murJ gene encoding murein biosynthesis integral membrane protein MurJ produces MKSAFFKSTFIVVVFTLLSKISGFGVDTLFAYKYGPSFYSDLYVFLVSIVTLIFISVGGAVSTTFSPILSELIVKGSSREQNRFISNTLNICLLFLICISLICFVFARQIIELLAPGFITNYSSAELNIAINSVKIMAFTLILIGIQSVLVGVLNCYKSFRAAASVSIYTNFVLILFLFFWHDKLGDYGIVYAITIGYIISIVSLLPFIKKVGYAYTAFISFRDSKIKDMFKRVIPVFVGSSVLQINLIIDSILASVIASGALSILNYASKLNVLVTHVIGLAIATVVFPTLSELAAKGAKLEFTDTLRNAIKMTSIIIIPITVLIMALKEPIIALLFERGKFTHQATLETAEVLLYYSPAMIFITFREIFNRSFYSLSDTRTPMLISILGVAVNIIFKFLLINYLSLGGIALATSLSVMLVTILQMKYLKNKGIKLTGVNSQFLKVLTISVPIYVIIGPVYSWISSFITKWGFITETISLGVTIFIGGILFFILAILLKVIKVNNFSGYINKAK; encoded by the coding sequence ATGAAAAGTGCATTTTTTAAAAGTACATTTATTGTGGTAGTTTTTACCTTACTAAGTAAAATTTCTGGATTTGGAGTAGATACTTTATTTGCTTATAAGTATGGTCCGTCCTTTTATAGTGATTTATATGTATTTCTTGTATCTATAGTGACTCTTATATTCATTTCAGTAGGAGGGGCAGTAAGTACTACGTTTAGCCCTATACTATCGGAATTAATAGTAAAAGGATCTAGTAGGGAACAAAATAGATTTATAAGTAATACACTAAATATATGCTTACTATTTTTAATATGTATAAGTCTTATATGTTTTGTATTTGCAAGACAAATTATTGAATTGTTAGCACCTGGATTTATCACTAATTACTCAAGTGCTGAGCTGAATATAGCTATTAATTCAGTTAAGATAATGGCATTTACTTTAATTTTAATAGGTATTCAAAGTGTATTAGTAGGTGTGTTAAATTGTTATAAAAGTTTTAGAGCAGCTGCAAGTGTAAGTATTTATACAAATTTCGTTTTAATCTTATTTTTATTTTTCTGGCATGATAAATTAGGAGACTACGGTATTGTTTACGCAATAACAATAGGCTATATAATATCTATTGTTTCATTATTGCCGTTTATAAAGAAAGTAGGATATGCATATACAGCTTTTATCTCTTTTAGAGATTCAAAAATAAAAGATATGTTTAAGAGAGTAATACCAGTATTTGTCGGTTCTTCAGTACTACAAATTAATTTAATAATTGATAGTATATTGGCTAGTGTAATTGCTTCAGGTGCTTTATCAATTTTAAACTATGCATCAAAACTCAATGTTTTGGTTACTCATGTTATTGGACTAGCAATTGCGACAGTTGTTTTTCCTACTTTATCAGAATTAGCGGCAAAAGGAGCTAAATTAGAGTTTACTGATACATTACGTAATGCTATTAAGATGACTAGTATAATTATCATCCCTATAACAGTATTAATAATGGCTTTGAAGGAACCTATTATCGCTTTATTATTTGAAAGAGGAAAATTTACTCATCAAGCAACCTTAGAAACAGCTGAAGTATTATTATATTATAGTCCAGCTATGATATTTATTACATTTAGAGAAATTTTTAATAGATCTTTTTATTCATTGTCAGATACAAGGACTCCTATGCTTATTTCGATATTAGGAGTCGCCGTTAATATTATATTTAAATTTCTTTTAATAAACTATTTGTCATTGGGTGGAATAGCCTTAGCTACATCTTTGAGTGTAATGCTTGTCACAATACTACAAATGAAATATTTAAAAAATAAAGGGATAAAGCTCACAGGGGTTAATAGTCAGTTCTTAAAAGTATTAACTATTAGCGTTCCAATATATGTAATAATAGGACCTGTTTATTCTTGGATAAGTAGCTTTATTACAAAATGGGGTTTTATAACAGAAACGATATCTTTAGGAGTTACTATTTTTATTGGAGGAATTCTATTTTTTATTTTAGCAATTCTATTGAAAGTTATAAAAGTTAATAATTTTAGTGGATATATTAATAAGGCTAAATAG
- a CDS encoding CpsB/CapC family capsule biosynthesis tyrosine phosphatase: MIDLHCHILPSIDDGAQTIEDSIAMAKAACKEGIHTIVATPHHQNGVYINPVESILHQVKQLNEALKEQEINLTILPGQEVRLYGELLEDYESGHIVTLNQMDKYVFIEFPANHVPRYAEQMLYKLRTKGITPIIVHPERNTEIIERPDVLYKLVNQGALTQITAGSVTGRFGKKIKKFTLQLIEHHLTHVIASDAHNTTTRSFHLQAAYETVEKTFGISTLYNLKENTYLLISGKTIYREEPERIRRKKILGLF; encoded by the coding sequence ATGATTGATTTGCATTGTCATATTTTGCCTAGTATTGATGATGGGGCACAAACAATAGAAGATAGTATTGCAATGGCAAAGGCGGCATGTAAAGAAGGCATTCATACAATCGTTGCGACCCCGCATCATCAAAACGGCGTCTATATTAATCCAGTAGAAAGTATTCTTCATCAGGTAAAGCAGTTAAATGAAGCTTTGAAAGAACAAGAAATCAATTTAACCATTTTACCTGGTCAAGAAGTCAGGTTATACGGAGAATTATTAGAAGACTACGAATCGGGTCATATTGTTACATTAAATCAAATGGATAAATACGTATTCATTGAATTCCCAGCCAATCATGTGCCTCGGTATGCAGAGCAAATGTTATATAAATTGCGCACGAAAGGAATCACACCGATCATTGTGCATCCAGAGCGAAATACAGAAATCATCGAACGCCCAGATGTATTGTACAAGCTCGTCAATCAAGGAGCACTGACGCAAATTACCGCAGGAAGTGTAACGGGAAGGTTCGGAAAGAAAATTAAAAAATTTACATTACAGCTCATTGAACATCATTTGACGCATGTCATTGCATCAGATGCTCATAACACAACAACGCGCTCTTTTCACTTACAAGCCGCGTATGAAACGGTAGAAAAGACATTTGGGATTTCTACACTATATAACTTAAAAGAAAATACATATTTATTAATAAGCGGAAAAACAATTTATCGAGAAGAGCCAGAGCGAATACGACGCAAAAAAATATTGGGTCTCTTTTAA
- a CDS encoding Wzz/FepE/Etk N-terminal domain-containing protein, with the protein MEETISLKELFTILKKRLVMILSISIGAALVSAIVSFYFMTPIYQSSTQILVNQKKQEGVFQPGEVQTSLQLTNTYKVIVKSPVILDQVKEKLKLNMSTQELNKKINVANEKDSQVIAVTVQDKDAKRARDIANTTAKVFKSEIAKIMSVDNVTVLSKAEVTEGQSPIKPNKMLNVAIAFVVGLMASVGLAFLLEYLDNTLKKEEDIEKLLGVPVLGVVSHMEEDGAKSGSLSGAKKVGGQTIGS; encoded by the coding sequence ATGGAAGAAACAATAAGTTTGAAAGAGCTATTTACTATTTTGAAAAAACGACTAGTTATGATCCTCTCGATTTCGATTGGTGCAGCCCTTGTAAGTGCGATTGTAAGTTTCTACTTTATGACACCGATTTATCAATCTTCGACGCAGATTCTTGTTAATCAGAAGAAGCAAGAAGGTGTTTTCCAACCTGGTGAAGTACAGACGAGTCTTCAATTAACAAATACATATAAAGTAATTGTGAAAAGCCCTGTCATTTTAGATCAAGTAAAAGAGAAGTTAAAGCTTAATATGTCAACGCAGGAATTAAATAAAAAAATTAACGTAGCAAATGAGAAAGACTCACAAGTGATTGCCGTGACAGTTCAAGATAAAGATGCAAAACGGGCTCGTGATATTGCGAACACAACAGCGAAAGTATTTAAAAGTGAAATTGCGAAAATTATGAGTGTAGATAACGTAACTGTTTTATCAAAAGCAGAAGTAACAGAAGGGCAGTCTCCAATTAAACCTAATAAAATGTTAAACGTAGCAATTGCATTTGTTGTTGGATTAATGGCTTCTGTCGGACTTGCATTCTTACTAGAATACTTAGATAACACACTCAAAAAAGAAGAAGATATTGAAAAGCTACTTGGTGTACCAGTTCTTGGTGTCGTTTCTCATATGGAAGAAGACGGTGCAAAAAGTGGTAGTCTATCAGGAGCAAAGAAAGTAGGGGGGCAGACAATTGGTTCTTAA